From Streptomonospora salina, the proteins below share one genomic window:
- a CDS encoding helix-turn-helix domain-containing protein: protein MSHDVRMAERAALVQFGSELHRLRRTSDMSQRELAKATLVSHQMLGAIERAERSPRKEFAEKADQVLGANGTLARLWPGARDAYPHWFKKFIDVEAEAEAIYDFQVQAVPGLFQTKDYARAVLGAGWPPKTEEENSRLLAVRLERQTLLQRNHPPLLWVVIDEGVLRRPVGSAEIMIEQLGRLLEIAAMPFIRLQVLPFAKGVHAAMDGAFKVLDMSNGESAAYAEVPGTGRVITDGNEVSQCALRFGALRSVALSPDESGEFIRQYKGKYEDEIH, encoded by the coding sequence ATGAGCCACGATGTGCGGATGGCGGAGCGGGCAGCACTCGTACAGTTCGGCAGCGAACTGCACAGATTGCGACGCACGTCCGATATGTCCCAGCGCGAACTCGCCAAGGCGACTTTGGTGTCGCACCAGATGCTGGGGGCGATCGAGCGCGCGGAGCGGTCTCCACGGAAAGAGTTCGCCGAGAAAGCCGACCAGGTACTCGGCGCCAACGGCACCCTCGCTCGGCTGTGGCCGGGCGCGCGGGACGCGTATCCGCATTGGTTCAAGAAATTCATCGATGTGGAGGCGGAAGCCGAGGCCATCTACGACTTCCAGGTCCAAGCGGTTCCCGGCCTCTTCCAAACGAAGGACTACGCTCGCGCCGTCCTCGGCGCCGGCTGGCCGCCCAAGACAGAGGAAGAGAACAGCCGCCTACTCGCAGTCCGACTCGAGCGACAGACGCTGCTCCAGCGCAACCATCCTCCGCTGCTGTGGGTCGTAATCGACGAGGGGGTACTTCGCCGTCCGGTGGGGTCGGCTGAGATCATGATCGAGCAGCTCGGTCGGCTCTTGGAGATCGCCGCTATGCCTTTCATCCGGCTTCAGGTCCTCCCCTTCGCGAAGGGCGTACACGCTGCGATGGACGGCGCCTTCAAGGTGTTGGACATGAGTAACGGCGAGAGTGCGGCCTACGCGGAAGTTCCGGGAACCGGCCGGGTGATCACCGACGGCAACGAAGTCTCGCAATGTGCGTTGCGTTTCGGCGCACTGCGCTCGGTCGCACTCTCCCCAGACGAGTCCGGCGAATTCATTCGCCAGTACAAGGGAAAATACGAAGATGAAATCCATTGA
- a CDS encoding DUF397 domain-containing protein gives MKSIDSGWRKSSYSGNQGGDCVEVADERHRVHVRDTRNRELGHLSFPAASWRAFIAALKTDRLSG, from the coding sequence ATGAAATCCATTGATTCCGGCTGGCGCAAGAGCAGTTATAGCGGAAACCAGGGAGGCGACTGCGTCGAAGTCGCCGACGAAAGACACCGGGTCCACGTCCGCGACACCCGCAACCGGGAGCTGGGCCACCTGTCTTTCCCCGCCGCCTCCTGGCGAGCCTTCATCGCCGCCCTCAAGACCGACCGGCTGAGCGGATAG
- a CDS encoding helix-turn-helix domain-containing protein, with protein sequence MFDTCGPSCIVRPSPQIEAGRRLGALLRHARAGRDLADVAHAAGVSPETLRKIETGRLPSPGFGTIIGLGDALDVPVQELAAVWRGSGVPLEAAS encoded by the coding sequence TTGTTCGACACGTGCGGCCCTTCGTGCATCGTGCGGCCGAGCCCACAGATCGAAGCCGGCAGGCGCCTCGGTGCCCTGCTGCGCCACGCGCGGGCAGGGCGCGACCTCGCGGACGTCGCCCACGCGGCCGGTGTTTCGCCGGAAACCCTGCGCAAGATCGAAACCGGCCGCCTGCCTTCGCCCGGGTTCGGCACGATCATCGGCCTCGGCGATGCGCTCGATGTGCCGGTGCAGGAGCTGGCGGCCGTATGGCGCGGCAGCGGCGTACCGCTGGAAGCCGCCTCGTAG
- a CDS encoding PEP/pyruvate-binding domain-containing protein has protein sequence MDVVGLDAAAAGMEDTVGGKAAGLGAMIALGERVPPGFCLTTDAYTAGAIPEDALLAAYRDLGGGPVAVRSSATAEDLPEASFAGQQETCLNVEGERELVQAVRRCWESLETDRARAYREANLAPGTEARMAVVVQRMVGAAAAGVLFTADPTTGSRSRSVVDAASGLGTAVVDGSIAPDHYVLDAGGVAEAPDDGCLRAAQLEELHAVGERLQRGFGAPQDVEWAYDGDGVLWLLQSRPITALFPLPAAPRRPEPRLYLEVGTIQGMARPFTPIGMSLLQQALDRMFAIARLDDGVRDLFDMVPIGGRLFTDVTGLMRNRWIGPNLAESMEVYGPRVQAAVRRMLADPRFSADRGSVPLPVAALLRLALRYGPPTVFAFAGALARPEAARARAAEAVAQLRRHRGPGPGAEASERLRYIGEDGLDRVYGPDVFAAAMPTMVGVFLPRVLPALLKGIATPQEAAAVLAGAPHNVTTEMDLELWRLAEGAAEYRELLTGTDPAELAARYHAGTLPDIGLEGFLDRYGHRAGGEIDIGLPRWSEDPAPLFATIANYLRLDDPDQAPPRRFARAAAEAEAAVADLARRAVGARPVRGRAAAFLMRRTRELAGMRELAKFAWLVPYAEMRRQLLLAGAELAERGRLEAAEDIVFLGLDEARAAAEGGLDQRALVADRKAVHARELRRRHVPAALLSDGTAVEAPAPPLQASEGTLTGAPAAAGRATGRARVVLDPSGARIEPGEILVAPTTDPGWTPLFMTAGGLVTETGSVVAHGPTVAREYGIPAVICLPGATEAVSTGDLITIDGGAGTVVVEPEG, from the coding sequence ATGGACGTGGTCGGCCTGGACGCCGCTGCGGCGGGAATGGAGGACACCGTCGGCGGGAAGGCCGCCGGGCTGGGCGCGATGATCGCCCTGGGCGAGCGCGTTCCACCGGGGTTCTGCCTGACCACCGACGCCTACACCGCCGGCGCGATCCCCGAGGACGCCCTGCTGGCGGCCTACCGCGACCTCGGCGGCGGTCCGGTCGCGGTGCGCTCCAGCGCCACCGCCGAGGACCTGCCCGAGGCCAGCTTCGCCGGGCAGCAGGAGACCTGTCTGAACGTCGAGGGTGAGCGCGAGCTGGTTCAGGCGGTGCGGCGCTGCTGGGAGTCGCTGGAGACCGACCGCGCCCGCGCCTACCGCGAAGCCAACCTGGCGCCCGGTACCGAAGCCCGCATGGCCGTGGTCGTGCAGCGCATGGTCGGCGCCGCGGCCGCCGGGGTGCTGTTCACCGCCGACCCCACGACCGGCAGCCGCTCCCGCAGCGTCGTCGACGCCGCCTCGGGGCTGGGCACCGCGGTGGTCGACGGCAGCATCGCTCCCGACCACTACGTCCTCGACGCCGGCGGCGTCGCCGAGGCCCCCGACGACGGCTGCCTGCGGGCCGCGCAGCTGGAGGAGCTGCACGCGGTCGGGGAGCGCCTGCAGCGCGGCTTCGGTGCGCCCCAGGACGTCGAGTGGGCCTATGACGGCGACGGCGTCCTGTGGCTGCTGCAGTCGCGTCCGATCACCGCGCTCTTCCCGCTGCCCGCGGCCCCTCGGCGCCCCGAACCCCGCCTGTACCTGGAGGTCGGCACCATCCAGGGCATGGCGCGGCCGTTCACGCCGATCGGCATGTCCCTGCTGCAGCAGGCCCTGGACCGGATGTTCGCGATCGCGCGCCTGGACGACGGCGTCCGCGACCTCTTCGACATGGTCCCCATCGGCGGGCGGCTCTTCACCGACGTCACCGGGTTGATGCGCAACCGGTGGATCGGCCCGAACCTGGCGGAGAGCATGGAGGTCTACGGCCCGCGCGTGCAGGCCGCCGTGCGGCGCATGCTGGCCGACCCCCGCTTCTCCGCCGATCGCGGGTCCGTGCCGCTGCCTGTGGCGGCGCTGCTCCGGCTGGCTCTGCGGTACGGGCCGCCGACTGTGTTCGCTTTCGCCGGCGCCCTCGCCCGCCCGGAAGCGGCGCGCGCCCGCGCGGCGGAGGCCGTCGCGCAGCTGCGCCGGCATCGGGGCCCCGGCCCCGGTGCCGAGGCCTCCGAACGGCTGCGCTACATCGGCGAAGACGGTTTGGACCGCGTCTACGGCCCCGACGTCTTCGCGGCGGCGATGCCGACGATGGTCGGCGTCTTCCTGCCCCGGGTCCTCCCCGCGCTGCTCAAAGGTATCGCCACACCCCAGGAGGCGGCCGCGGTGCTGGCCGGTGCGCCGCACAACGTCACCACCGAGATGGACCTGGAGCTGTGGCGGCTGGCCGAGGGCGCCGCCGAGTACCGCGAGCTGCTCACCGGAACCGACCCGGCCGAGCTCGCGGCGCGCTACCACGCGGGGACCCTGCCCGACATCGGCCTGGAGGGCTTCCTCGACCGCTACGGCCACCGCGCCGGCGGGGAGATCGACATCGGCCTGCCGCGCTGGTCGGAGGACCCCGCGCCGCTGTTCGCCACCATCGCGAACTACCTGCGCCTGGACGACCCCGACCAGGCCCCGCCGCGGCGCTTCGCGCGCGCCGCCGCCGAGGCCGAGGCCGCCGTCGCCGACTTGGCGCGGCGCGCCGTCGGCGCCCGCCCCGTGCGCGGGCGGGCGGCCGCGTTCCTGATGCGCCGCACGCGGGAGCTGGCCGGCATGCGGGAGCTGGCGAAGTTCGCCTGGCTGGTCCCCTACGCCGAGATGCGCCGGCAGCTGCTGCTGGCCGGGGCGGAGCTGGCCGAGCGCGGACGGCTGGAGGCCGCCGAGGACATCGTGTTCCTGGGTCTCGACGAGGCCCGCGCCGCCGCCGAGGGCGGTCTCGACCAGCGCGCTCTGGTCGCCGACCGCAAAGCCGTCCACGCCCGCGAGCTGCGCCGCCGCCACGTGCCGGCCGCGCTGCTGTCCGACGGCACCGCCGTCGAGGCGCCGGCCCCGCCGCTGCAGGCATCCGAAGGGACGCTGACCGGCGCACCGGCCGCGGCGGGCCGGGCCACTGGGCGCGCACGTGTGGTCCTCGACCCCTCCGGCGCCCGGATCGAACCCGGCGAGATTCTGGTGGCCCCCACCACCGACCCCGGGTGGACTCCGCTGTTCATGACGGCCGGCGGCCTGGTCACCGAAACCGGATCCGTCGTCGCCCACGGGCCCACGGTGGCCCGCGAGTACGGCATCCCGGCCGTCATCTGCCTGCCCGGTGCCACCGAGGCGGTCTCCACCGGCGACCTGATCACGATCGACGGCGGCGCGGGGACGGTGGTCGTCGAACCGGAGGGGTGA
- a CDS encoding LacI family DNA-binding transcriptional regulator, giving the protein MATIKDVARAAGVAPSTVSYVLSGSRKISAETRTAVQAAVEELGYHPNAGARSLRSTRTGVLALALPLSGRGYLPVGGRFMYGLSEAAGRHGYLVLLVTPPGQDDTGAGLERAARGRFADAAVLMGVEMADPRVAAMRELEFPVALMGHPDDEASAPWTDLDWEESVVAAVRALREAGHRRVLYLGTVEEDVGARRTYSVRGIRGAERSAAESGTAVDVCHSSDDPAELYRRLDSRFDSDAPPTALAVQHPPAIPGILRHLAARGIEVPRDVSLVAVGNFPEDLGGLDVTRIELPVERMSAAVTRLAVEAAAHAGDPGPSGDGGRAPNTLIPPHLIRGATVAPAP; this is encoded by the coding sequence ATGGCCACGATCAAAGACGTCGCCCGGGCGGCCGGGGTGGCGCCCAGCACGGTGTCCTATGTCCTCAGCGGGTCCCGGAAGATCTCCGCCGAAACCCGCACCGCAGTACAGGCGGCCGTCGAGGAGCTGGGTTACCACCCCAACGCCGGAGCGCGGTCGCTGCGCAGCACCCGCACCGGCGTCCTCGCCCTCGCGCTGCCGCTGTCCGGACGCGGGTACCTGCCCGTCGGCGGGCGCTTCATGTACGGGCTCAGCGAAGCGGCCGGCCGGCACGGCTACCTGGTGCTGCTGGTGACGCCGCCCGGCCAGGACGACACGGGTGCGGGGCTGGAGCGTGCCGCACGCGGCCGGTTCGCCGACGCCGCGGTGCTCATGGGAGTCGAGATGGCGGACCCCCGCGTCGCGGCCATGCGGGAGCTGGAGTTCCCGGTCGCCCTCATGGGCCACCCCGACGACGAAGCCTCCGCCCCCTGGACCGACCTGGACTGGGAAGAGTCCGTGGTGGCCGCGGTACGCGCCCTGCGCGAAGCCGGCCACCGCCGCGTGCTCTACCTGGGCACGGTCGAGGAGGACGTCGGCGCCCGCCGGACGTATTCGGTGCGCGGCATCCGCGGCGCCGAACGCTCCGCCGCCGAATCGGGCACGGCCGTCGACGTCTGCCACTCCAGCGACGACCCCGCCGAGCTGTACCGGCGCCTGGATTCCCGCTTCGACTCCGACGCCCCGCCCACCGCGCTCGCGGTCCAGCACCCTCCGGCGATCCCGGGCATCCTGCGCCATCTGGCCGCGCGCGGGATCGAGGTGCCGCGCGACGTGTCGCTGGTGGCGGTCGGCAACTTCCCCGAAGACCTCGGCGGCCTCGACGTGACCCGCATCGAGCTGCCCGTCGAGCGGATGTCGGCCGCCGTGACCCGGCTGGCCGTGGAGGCCGCCGCACACGCCGGTGATCCCGGACCGTCCGGCGACGGCGGCCGCGCACCGAACACGCTGATCCCGCCGCACCTCATCCGGGGCGCCACGGTCGCCCCCGCTCCCTGA